TGCTTCGATTCTTATTATTACTGTGCTGCATCACTTCAAGTTATGCCCAATCACCGCAAGCTAAGAAAATTGCATCCCAGCTATTTCAACAACACCCTCAAACAATATATTGTCAGTGTAACTATAAAGAAAAATATGTTGATTTAGCCAACTGCAATATGCAAGCTGCTGAAGCAATTAAGAGGGCGCATAGTATTGAATGGGAACATATCATGGCAGCTCAGCATTTTGGACGACAATTTGAATGCTGGCGGACTCCATTATGTGAGAACAGCCGTGCAAGGATGTATAAAGGACGCAAATGTTGTGAAAAAATAGATAAGCGATTTCAACATGTAGTACTTTACAATTTATAGCCAGAAACCGGGATTGTGAATCAAGCGCGATCTAACTACCGATTTGCCTTATTACCCAATCAATCTGATTTCCTAGGATGTGCAATGAAAATTGATAAAGCCTCTCTTCGTGGCGAACCCCCTAATACAGCAAAAGGAGTTGTCGCACGGGCTTACCTTTTTATGGATGAACATTATGATCTTTCTTTGAGCTCCTCACAAAAGAAATTATTTATTGCTTGGAATAAGGCATTTAAACCTAGTTCTTGGGAAAGGGAGTGGGCTTCCCAGGTAGCTATGATTGAGGGCTATGAGAACTCTTACATTACTCAGTGGCAAAAGAAAGCGAATGGTTAAAAGTGGTGACATAAGTTGATGTATTGTATATTATTTCATCAATGCGTTATGGCACATTTTCTGTGGATAAGTCTGTTTGTAATCTGTCAAACTACTTGTAGAATTTAGAAGTTATTTGGATGGCAGATCATTTATCAAGGTGCTTTCTAGAGTTTAACATGACATATTTACATAACCAGATATGTCTTTATGGTATTCTCTATAAAAAATACAGGAGGAGTTCTCTTGA
The sequence above is a segment of the Legionella sp. PC997 genome. Coding sequences within it:
- a CDS encoding endonuclease, which encodes MNQARSNYRFALLPNQSDFLGCAMKIDKASLRGEPPNTAKGVVARAYLFMDEHYDLSLSSSQKKLFIAWNKAFKPSSWEREWASQVAMIEGYENSYITQWQKKANG